A single region of the Marinobacter salinus genome encodes:
- a CDS encoding NADH:flavin oxidoreductase, with translation MTMNLGPLFDPFELYNLKLRNRVAMAPMTRNFSPGNVPGEDVVSYYRRRAENGVGLLITEGTTVNHPGANGYPNVPAFHGDDALAGWKEVVDAVHEAGGAIFPQLWHVGSVRKEGTEPDPSVPGYSPSGLFAPGKPNGKAMSKDDIDDVITAFADAAQDAKALGFDGVEIHGAHGYLLDQFLWEGTNQREDEYGGSMENRLRFVVEIVEAVRHRVGPDYPIMLRFSQWKQQDYEAKLVNSPEELEAFLAPLVEAGVDIFHASTRRFWEPEFEGSNLNLAGWTQKLSGKPTMSVGSVGLTEDFISGTFASKKEAVEQAGIDELVERMSNHEFELIAVGRALLQDPEWLVKVKEGRIGEVEPFAKKSLAKLY, from the coding sequence ATGACCATGAATCTTGGCCCCCTTTTCGACCCATTCGAGCTCTACAACCTCAAGCTACGTAATCGCGTTGCCATGGCACCCATGACTCGAAACTTCTCGCCAGGCAATGTGCCGGGTGAGGACGTGGTCAGTTACTACCGCCGCCGCGCAGAAAATGGTGTTGGTCTGCTGATCACCGAGGGCACCACGGTGAATCATCCGGGTGCCAATGGCTACCCCAATGTGCCTGCGTTCCATGGTGACGACGCGCTTGCCGGCTGGAAAGAGGTGGTGGATGCCGTGCACGAGGCTGGTGGTGCCATTTTCCCGCAGTTGTGGCATGTGGGCTCGGTTCGCAAGGAAGGGACAGAGCCGGATCCCTCGGTGCCGGGATACAGCCCGTCCGGCCTGTTTGCACCAGGAAAGCCGAATGGCAAGGCCATGAGCAAGGACGATATCGATGACGTGATCACCGCATTCGCCGACGCGGCACAGGATGCCAAGGCGCTGGGATTCGACGGTGTCGAGATCCACGGTGCCCATGGCTACCTGCTGGACCAGTTCCTGTGGGAAGGAACCAATCAGCGTGAAGATGAGTATGGCGGAAGCATGGAGAACCGCCTGCGCTTTGTGGTCGAGATTGTTGAAGCCGTGCGTCACCGCGTGGGCCCTGATTACCCGATCATGTTGCGTTTCTCCCAGTGGAAGCAGCAGGATTATGAGGCGAAGCTGGTGAACAGCCCGGAAGAACTGGAAGCCTTCCTGGCACCGCTGGTGGAGGCTGGTGTCGACATTTTCCACGCATCCACCCGTCGTTTCTGGGAGCCCGAGTTCGAGGGTTCCAATCTGAACCTGGCCGGCTGGACCCAGAAACTGAGTGGCAAGCCGACCATGTCGGTAGGCAGTGTCGGGCTGACCGAGGACTTCATCAGCGGCACCTTCGCCAGCAAGAAAGAAGCGGTTGAACAGGCCGGTATCGACGAGTTGGTGGAACGCATGAGCAATCACGAGTTTGAACTGATCGCCGTTGGCCGTGCCTTGTTGCAGGATCCGGAATGGCTTGTGAAAGTGAAGGAAGGGCGGATCGGAGAGGTTGAGCCCTTCGCCAAAAAGTCCCTCGCAAAACTCTACTGA
- the bamE gene encoding outer membrane protein assembly factor BamE domain-containing protein, with protein sequence MFNSAILKITALVALLTLAGCATVGRDFATHNVDEITIGETTRSDIQALFGEPWRTGIEDGKRTWTYGKYRWSAFGDAETTDLVVRFNNDGTVSSYVYNTTE encoded by the coding sequence ATGTTCAACTCAGCCATATTGAAAATCACCGCCCTGGTCGCCCTGCTGACCCTGGCGGGGTGTGCCACGGTGGGCCGTGATTTTGCGACCCACAACGTTGATGAAATCACCATCGGCGAAACCACCCGCTCCGATATTCAGGCCCTGTTTGGCGAGCCCTGGCGCACCGGCATTGAGGATGGCAAGCGCACCTGGACCTATGGCAAGTACCGTTGGTCGGCGTTTGGCGATGCGGAAACCACCGATCTGGTTGTGCGGTTCAACAACGACGGTACCGTCTCATCCTACGTTTACAATACCACTGAATAA